From Streptomyces sp. NBC_00775, one genomic window encodes:
- a CDS encoding DUF397 domain-containing protein: MEIAPGFPAVVPVRDSKNPHGPVLVITRSAWSAFTSALR, encoded by the coding sequence GTGGAAATCGCCCCCGGTTTCCCCGCCGTCGTCCCCGTCCGTGACAGCAAGAACCCCCACGGCCCGGTCCTCGTCATCACCCGCTCCGCCTGGTCGGCGTTCACGTCGGCTCTGCGCTGA
- a CDS encoding helix-turn-helix domain-containing protein: MSRRNADGGAAATTAAVFGELLKHYREAEGLTQEGLARRIPCDRSHVARVEAGARVPQDTFAKACDELLGTGGVLVRLWCRIDWYPVVQHPDWFERRADMDARAVALREYQERVIPGLLQTPGYAHALFSQVASGDEVEERVRARLSRQPRFLADDGPLYVAVLDESCLHNAVGSPEVMRDQCAHLLNVGQRLNIRIQVAPAGLYGLVRPRGSMSLIRLPGGHEWMYSESLDRGHFNDDPAAFARYSQTYDVLRADAPSARESAALISDVMEGYEHDGQSRTRRGDLDQEQLQRQQRRQLRGNRPRFPRRRPRP, from the coding sequence GTGAGCCGACGTAACGCCGACGGAGGAGCGGCCGCTACGACCGCTGCCGTTTTCGGGGAGCTGCTGAAGCACTACCGCGAGGCGGAGGGTCTGACGCAGGAGGGCCTGGCGCGCCGGATCCCGTGCGACCGCTCCCATGTGGCCCGGGTGGAGGCGGGTGCGAGGGTTCCGCAGGACACCTTTGCCAAGGCGTGCGACGAACTGCTCGGTACGGGTGGGGTGTTGGTGCGGCTGTGGTGCCGGATCGACTGGTATCCGGTGGTGCAGCATCCGGACTGGTTCGAGCGCAGGGCCGATATGGACGCCAGGGCGGTGGCCCTGCGGGAGTATCAAGAGCGGGTCATCCCGGGCCTGTTGCAGACACCGGGTTATGCCCACGCGCTCTTCTCTCAGGTCGCGAGCGGTGATGAGGTCGAGGAGCGCGTCCGAGCCCGGCTGAGCCGCCAGCCGCGCTTCCTCGCCGACGACGGCCCGCTGTACGTCGCGGTCCTCGACGAGAGCTGTCTGCACAACGCGGTGGGCAGCCCGGAAGTCATGCGTGACCAGTGCGCCCATCTGCTGAACGTCGGACAGCGCCTCAACATCCGTATCCAGGTGGCCCCGGCGGGACTCTACGGGCTCGTTCGCCCCCGGGGCTCGATGTCGTTGATCAGGCTGCCCGGCGGGCACGAATGGATGTACTCGGAGTCGCTGGACCGTGGGCATTTCAACGACGATCCGGCCGCCTTCGCGCGCTACAGCCAGACCTATGATGTGCTCAGGGCGGACGCTCCGTCAGCTCGCGAATCCGCCGCTCTGATCAGCGACGTGATGGAGGGGTACGAGCACGATGGACAGTCACGAACTCGGCGCGGCGACCTGGATCAAGAGCAGCTACAGCGACAACAACGGCGGCAACTGCGTGGAAATCGCCCCCGGTTTCCCCGCCGTCGTCCCCGTCCGTGA
- a CDS encoding DUF7848 domain-containing protein — MVEQVEPGTLVHDPQARKVGEYRGKAGPYAMLRPLGGGREWQADPALIRAATPEERLSAEVKAVNHRSGNATATEHQGDEVSRPPVPVPDCAACGDLAVRRDDARSRCDGTDETDANVLLRRHLRAAHGGTPARRRIFRYVPFTIVQDATAEPEYEARCVSGDEADCGAGSGPRSDPADVEEWQRRHTQETRHTRYRRNFADYAVMEPPR, encoded by the coding sequence ATGGTGGAACAAGTCGAGCCGGGGACTCTCGTCCACGACCCCCAGGCGCGCAAGGTGGGCGAGTACCGAGGCAAGGCGGGCCCCTACGCGATGCTGCGCCCGCTCGGCGGCGGCCGGGAGTGGCAGGCGGACCCGGCACTGATCCGCGCGGCGACACCGGAGGAACGGCTCAGCGCCGAAGTGAAGGCGGTCAACCACCGTTCAGGGAACGCCACCGCGACAGAACATCAGGGTGACGAGGTGAGCCGCCCGCCCGTACCCGTCCCCGATTGCGCGGCATGCGGGGACCTCGCCGTACGACGCGACGACGCCCGCTCCCGCTGCGACGGCACCGACGAGACCGACGCGAACGTACTGCTGCGCCGACACCTGAGGGCGGCCCACGGAGGCACCCCGGCCCGCCGCCGGATCTTCCGCTACGTGCCGTTCACGATCGTGCAGGACGCGACGGCGGAGCCGGAGTACGAGGCGCGGTGCGTCTCGGGGGACGAGGCCGACTGCGGTGCCGGGTCCGGTCCGCGCAGCGATCCGGCGGACGTCGAGGAGTGGCAGCGCAGGCACACACAGGAGACCCGGCACACGCGTTACCGCCGCAACTTCGCGGACTACGCGGTGATGGAGCCCCCACGCTGA
- a CDS encoding ArsR/SmtB family transcription factor: protein MVERTSHRAAPEHTHPDDVPVLTALAALADPVRITLVRELAGSPVWTRSCGSFEVPVGKAALSHHFSVLRGAGLVEQRDEGPKRVNRLRREEFDVRFPGLLALVLRED from the coding sequence ATGGTGGAGCGCACCAGTCATCGGGCGGCGCCCGAGCACACCCACCCCGACGACGTCCCCGTGCTGACCGCGCTCGCCGCCCTCGCCGATCCCGTACGCATCACGCTCGTACGGGAGCTGGCGGGATCCCCCGTGTGGACGCGCAGCTGCGGCAGCTTCGAGGTGCCGGTCGGCAAGGCGGCCCTCAGCCACCACTTCTCGGTGCTGCGCGGGGCGGGTCTCGTGGAGCAGCGGGACGAAGGGCCCAAGCGCGTCAACCGGCTCCGCCGCGAGGAGTTCGACGTCCGCTTCCCGGGGTTGCTCGCGCTCGTGCTCCGCGAGGACTGA
- a CDS encoding quinone oxidoreductase family protein, translating into MRAVEFLEYGGPEVLKVVEAEVPEPGPGQVSIDVAYVGVNFADLKARSEGYRVPSLPFRPGLEVSGRIRAVGAGVEGLAVGQEVTALTEGGAYAEVTVADAVTVFPLPEGVDLRTGATLPTVLPTAYALVHTVGRLQPGETVLVQGAAGGIGTVAGQLAKAAGAGAVYGVVSAEPKAKYALDHGYDEVFVGSFTEEVRAATNGRGIELALDPVGGETFRGSLASLAPFGRLVSFGNASSAEPWKVGQPELYPTGLSVAGFSILGLAQTAPGELRAIAEKAFRTVVEGVVSLPVTAEFGLAEASEAHRLMGTRSSTGKLLLRVGG; encoded by the coding sequence ATGCGCGCGGTGGAGTTCCTGGAGTACGGCGGTCCCGAGGTCCTCAAGGTCGTGGAGGCGGAGGTCCCCGAGCCCGGCCCGGGGCAGGTGAGCATCGACGTGGCCTACGTCGGCGTGAACTTCGCGGACCTGAAGGCGCGCTCGGAGGGCTATCGCGTACCAAGTCTCCCGTTCCGTCCGGGACTTGAGGTCTCGGGCCGGATCCGGGCCGTCGGAGCGGGCGTCGAAGGGCTGGCGGTCGGCCAGGAGGTCACCGCCCTGACGGAGGGCGGCGCGTACGCCGAGGTGACGGTGGCCGACGCGGTGACCGTCTTCCCGCTGCCGGAGGGCGTGGACCTGCGCACGGGCGCGACCCTGCCGACGGTGCTTCCGACGGCGTACGCCCTCGTCCACACGGTGGGCCGGCTGCAACCCGGCGAGACGGTGCTCGTGCAGGGCGCGGCGGGCGGAATCGGCACGGTGGCCGGGCAGCTGGCGAAGGCGGCGGGGGCCGGCGCGGTGTACGGCGTCGTGTCGGCCGAGCCGAAGGCCAAGTACGCCCTCGACCACGGCTACGACGAGGTCTTCGTCGGCTCCTTCACGGAGGAAGTACGAGCCGCGACGAACGGCCGGGGCATCGAGCTGGCCCTGGACCCGGTCGGCGGCGAGACATTCCGCGGCAGCCTCGCCTCCCTCGCCCCCTTCGGCCGCCTGGTCTCCTTCGGCAACGCCAGCTCGGCCGAGCCGTGGAAGGTGGGACAGCCCGAGCTCTATCCGACGGGACTGTCGGTCGCCGGGTTCTCCATCCTCGGGCTGGCCCAGACGGCACCGGGCGAGCTGCGCGCGATCGCCGAGAAGGCGTTCCGGACCGTGGTCGAGGGGGTCGTCTCCCTGCCGGTGACCGCGGAGTTCGGGCTTGCGGAGGCGAGCGAGGCCCACCGCCTGATGGGGACCCGCAGCAGCACGGGCAAGCTGCTGCTGCGGGTGGGCGGCTGA
- a CDS encoding class I SAM-dependent DNA methyltransferase has protein sequence MTSHPTSHLHAIRASYDTVAVDYAALLKDELENKPFDRAMLAAFADKVRAGGGGEVADLGCGPGRVTVHLEGLGLDAYGIDLSPEMVAVARHTHAQLRFEVGSMTGLDITDGSLAGALAWYSTVHTPLNELPLFFREFNRVLTPGGHLLIAFKVGDERVRLEHAYGHDVDLHVYRFPPERIAELLRAAGLVEVARLVREADARENTPQAFILARKPEADAEAETEAEAAP, from the coding sequence ATGACCTCTCACCCGACCTCTCACCTCCACGCCATCCGGGCCTCGTACGACACCGTCGCCGTCGACTACGCCGCGCTCCTCAAGGACGAGTTGGAGAACAAGCCGTTCGACCGGGCCATGCTGGCCGCCTTCGCGGACAAGGTGCGGGCCGGTGGGGGCGGAGAGGTCGCGGACCTGGGGTGCGGGCCGGGGCGGGTGACCGTGCATCTGGAGGGGCTCGGGCTGGATGCGTACGGGATCGATCTGTCGCCCGAGATGGTGGCGGTGGCCCGGCACACTCACGCGCAACTGCGGTTCGAGGTCGGCTCGATGACCGGCCTCGACATCACGGACGGCTCGCTCGCCGGGGCCCTCGCCTGGTACTCCACGGTGCACACGCCGCTGAACGAACTTCCGCTGTTCTTCCGCGAGTTCAACCGCGTACTGACGCCGGGCGGCCACCTGCTCATCGCCTTCAAGGTGGGCGACGAGCGGGTCCGCCTGGAGCACGCCTACGGCCATGACGTGGACCTCCACGTCTACCGGTTCCCGCCCGAGCGCATCGCCGAACTGCTGCGCGCCGCCGGGCTCGTCGAGGTCGCCCGGCTCGTACGTGAGGCCGACGCGCGGGAGAACACGCCGCAGGCGTTCATCCTCGCCCGGAAGCCGGAGGCGGATGCAGAGGCGGAGACGGAGGCGGAGGCGGCACCGTGA
- a CDS encoding PucR family transcriptional regulator — MPALTLRDILALDPVRGTEPELLAGEGALDRPVRWVHSSEVYEGANFLDGGELLLTNGFGLTDADEGTRRQYVRELAARGAAGLAVEVGRSLVRMPEEVIDEARRLGLPLLALHRVVPFVRITEAANRAIVARGLSGRSAGRLWGGDHTAALLADLADGQPLNQPEVEARAALAGFHPGSAARLVGVSAHGARADLGVVDRAARSLGGVAVLRAAFPGDVLALVAMSGDAGAGARDVVRAVQEAFRAVAEAGVTVAVGHAVVAGGGWLRWSETLRAARTTLELALTVPSAEPGVSGGPVVTSSRAFTLERELTRGGVDANRDRLARLVQHTLGPLLAWEAAHPSDLVRTLEVHLRHGCSPTRTAALLHIGRQSLYQRLERIETLLGLEIDDPDLLGELLAAACAHRVVRGMGEASVRRLRTVA; from the coding sequence GTGCCCGCACTCACCCTCCGAGACATCCTGGCCCTCGACCCCGTCCGCGGCACCGAGCCCGAACTCCTCGCGGGCGAGGGCGCCCTGGACCGGCCCGTCCGGTGGGTGCACTCCAGCGAGGTGTACGAGGGCGCGAACTTCCTCGACGGCGGCGAACTGCTCCTCACCAACGGCTTCGGGCTCACCGACGCCGATGAGGGGACGCGGCGACAGTACGTCCGCGAGCTGGCCGCGCGCGGTGCGGCGGGGCTGGCCGTGGAGGTCGGGCGCTCGCTGGTGCGGATGCCCGAGGAAGTGATCGACGAGGCCCGGCGGCTGGGGCTGCCCCTGCTGGCCCTGCACCGTGTGGTCCCCTTCGTCCGCATCACCGAGGCGGCGAACCGGGCGATCGTGGCGCGCGGCCTGTCGGGGCGTTCGGCCGGGCGCCTCTGGGGCGGCGACCACACCGCCGCCCTGCTGGCCGACCTCGCCGACGGGCAGCCGCTCAACCAGCCCGAGGTGGAGGCGCGGGCGGCGCTCGCCGGGTTCCATCCGGGGTCGGCGGCGCGGCTGGTCGGGGTGTCGGCGCACGGGGCGCGGGCGGATCTGGGAGTGGTCGACCGTGCCGCGCGGTCCCTGGGCGGGGTCGCGGTGCTGCGGGCGGCGTTCCCGGGGGACGTACTGGCGCTGGTGGCGATGTCCGGGGACGCCGGGGCGGGTGCGCGGGATGTCGTACGGGCTGTGCAGGAGGCCTTCCGGGCGGTCGCCGAGGCCGGAGTGACCGTGGCGGTCGGGCACGCGGTCGTCGCGGGCGGCGGCTGGCTGCGCTGGAGCGAGACGCTGCGGGCGGCGCGTACGACGCTGGAGCTGGCCCTCACCGTGCCGTCGGCCGAACCCGGTGTGTCCGGGGGCCCGGTCGTGACCTCCTCGCGTGCGTTCACCCTTGAACGCGAGCTCACCCGCGGTGGCGTGGACGCCAACCGCGACCGCCTCGCCCGTCTCGTCCAGCACACCCTGGGCCCCCTGCTGGCCTGGGAGGCGGCCCACCCCAGCGACCTCGTCCGCACCCTGGAGGTCCACCTCCGCCACGGCTGCTCACCCACCCGCACGGCCGCGCTCCTGCACATCGGCCGCCAGTCCCTCTACCAGCGCCTCGAACGCATCGAGACCCTGCTGGGCCTGGAGATCGACGACCCCGACCTGCTGGGGGAGTTGCTCGCGGCGGCTTGTGCGCATCGGGTGGTGCGGGGGATGGGAGAGGCTTCGGTACGGCGGCTTCGCACGGTGGCCTGA
- a CDS encoding nucleoside deaminase has product MERIDQPVDQAQARAWLATAVAEARAGLAEGGIPIGAALYGADGTLLGSGHNRRVQDDDPSMHAETAAFRNAGRQRTYRGTTMVTTLSPCWYCSGLVRQFGISRVVIGEAETFHGGHDWLAEHGVDIVVLDDPECTSLMRDFIKNNPALWNEDIGE; this is encoded by the coding sequence ATGGAGCGCATCGATCAACCAGTCGATCAGGCACAGGCACGCGCATGGCTCGCCACCGCCGTCGCGGAGGCCCGCGCCGGGCTCGCCGAGGGCGGCATCCCCATCGGGGCCGCGCTGTACGGCGCGGACGGCACCCTCCTCGGCAGCGGCCACAACCGCCGCGTCCAGGACGACGACCCCTCGATGCACGCGGAGACGGCGGCCTTCCGCAACGCCGGACGGCAACGGACGTATCGCGGTACGACGATGGTGACGACCCTCTCGCCGTGCTGGTACTGCAGCGGTCTGGTCCGCCAGTTCGGGATCTCCCGGGTGGTGATCGGCGAGGCCGAGACCTTCCACGGCGGCCACGACTGGCTGGCGGAGCACGGCGTGGACATCGTGGTGCTGGACGACCCCGAGTGCACCTCCCTGATGCGCGACTTCATCAAGAACAACCCGGCACTGTGGAACGAGGACATCGGTGAGTGA
- a CDS encoding isopenicillin N synthase family dioxygenase, whose translation MSDARTPRAPRIPTIDLGPWLSGDPESRADTARTVDEALQTAGFLLVTGHGVDPTLRTRIREAARAFFTLPTGTKQPYAAQVGGRGWLGPGAEANGYSEGTETPPDLKESLTFATHEPFEDPETNAEWYAPNVWPAETPELQKLCEEYLTRMGELENHLLALLGEALGLDPDFFTKHMDHPTYGFNINWYPGTEVIGNPQPGQFRIGPHTDFGTVTILDRQAGKGGLQVYTDEGGWEDAPFDPDAFTINIGDLMARWTGDRWRSGRHRVLPPPADAPAEELMSLVYFGECTPGTVVESVPAPVGRVEYGPVDSHVYLREKLDSITVG comes from the coding sequence GTGAGTGACGCCCGTACCCCCCGCGCCCCGCGCATCCCGACCATCGACCTGGGCCCCTGGCTCTCGGGGGACCCGGAGTCCCGCGCGGACACCGCCCGCACGGTCGACGAAGCCCTCCAGACCGCCGGCTTCCTCCTGGTGACCGGACACGGCGTGGACCCCACCCTCCGCACCCGCATCCGCGAGGCCGCCCGCGCCTTCTTCACCCTCCCCACCGGGACGAAGCAGCCGTACGCCGCCCAGGTCGGCGGCCGTGGCTGGCTCGGCCCGGGCGCCGAGGCGAACGGGTACTCGGAGGGTACGGAGACCCCGCCGGACCTCAAGGAGTCGCTGACCTTCGCGACGCACGAGCCGTTCGAGGACCCGGAGACCAACGCGGAGTGGTACGCGCCGAACGTGTGGCCCGCGGAGACCCCGGAACTCCAGAAGCTGTGCGAGGAGTACCTGACGCGCATGGGCGAACTGGAGAACCACCTCCTCGCCCTCCTCGGCGAGGCCCTCGGCCTGGACCCCGACTTCTTCACCAAGCACATGGACCACCCGACGTACGGCTTCAACATCAACTGGTACCCGGGCACGGAGGTCATCGGGAACCCCCAGCCCGGCCAGTTCCGCATCGGCCCGCACACCGACTTCGGCACCGTCACGATCCTCGACCGCCAGGCCGGCAAGGGCGGCCTCCAGGTCTACACGGACGAGGGTGGCTGGGAGGACGCGCCCTTCGACCCGGACGCCTTCACCATCAACATCGGTGACCTGATGGCCCGTTGGACGGGAGACAGGTGGCGCTCCGGCCGCCACCGCGTCCTGCCGCCGCCCGCCGACGCGCCCGCCGAGGAGCTGATGTCGCTGGTCTACTTCGGCGAGTGCACACCGGGGACGGTCGTGGAGTCCGTGCCCGCGCCGGTGGGCCGGGTCGAGTACGGCCCCGTCGACTCCCACGTCTATCTGCGCGAGAAGCTGGACTCGATCACGGTCGGCTGA
- a CDS encoding serine/threonine-protein kinase has translation MEALGVGDPPYIGPYRLIGRLGAGGMGQVYLARSAGGRTVAVKVVQAGYAQQPEFRRRFAYEVEAARKVGGTWTAPVIDADTEAGTPWVATRYVVGPDLHTVVAGPHGPLPEDSVRVLANGLAHALRDIHAAGLIHRDLKPSNVLVTVDGPRVIDFGIARALDTVVEGIRTRTGAVIGSPGFMSPEQVRAQRLTPASDVFCLGSVLAYAVSGRTPFGQPDSELHVLMFRVAEEEPDLTGVPSGLRELVSDCLAKDPSRRPAVDEVLRRTRAGTSPWLPGELLADLGRRAAQLLDTEGGHEPSAAPAAPSTPASHPAPASPPAVAAPSSPTPVPAQPPKAPPLADQPAAALLPTATATVSPSSGTPAAPPRPKRRRGRTLSVALGGAAVVAALGVTLAMNLPGGGDTPTFDGVWETKTVSGTEDAYRRIELTGVDAAHGAHTATFTFREPGKHCWGTATVESRGDDKVVLTATTVNYDPAGMISDPMCAGSGTQYTLEKMDGGLRWTAYGYTADLERRAAQPTGSAG, from the coding sequence ATGGAGGCACTCGGGGTCGGTGACCCGCCATACATCGGGCCGTACCGGCTGATCGGGCGGCTCGGCGCGGGAGGCATGGGGCAGGTCTATCTCGCCCGGTCGGCGGGCGGGCGTACCGTCGCCGTGAAGGTGGTCCAGGCCGGGTACGCCCAACAGCCGGAGTTCCGGCGGCGGTTCGCGTACGAGGTCGAGGCGGCACGCAAGGTCGGCGGCACCTGGACGGCGCCCGTGATCGACGCCGACACCGAGGCCGGGACACCGTGGGTGGCCACGAGGTACGTCGTGGGGCCCGATCTGCACACGGTGGTCGCGGGGCCCCACGGGCCGCTGCCCGAGGACTCGGTGCGGGTGCTCGCGAACGGCCTCGCCCACGCGCTGCGGGACATCCACGCGGCGGGCCTGATCCATCGTGACCTCAAGCCCTCCAACGTCCTTGTCACCGTCGACGGGCCCCGCGTCATCGACTTCGGCATCGCACGAGCCCTGGACACCGTGGTGGAGGGGATCAGGACGCGCACGGGCGCGGTGATCGGCTCGCCGGGGTTCATGTCGCCGGAGCAGGTGCGCGCACAGCGGCTGACACCCGCGTCCGACGTGTTCTGCCTGGGATCGGTGCTCGCGTACGCCGTCTCGGGGCGGACTCCGTTCGGCCAGCCCGACAGCGAGCTGCACGTCCTGATGTTCCGGGTGGCCGAGGAAGAGCCCGACCTCACCGGAGTCCCTTCCGGCCTACGGGAGTTGGTGAGCGACTGCCTGGCCAAGGACCCGTCCCGGCGCCCCGCTGTCGACGAGGTACTGCGGCGTACGCGGGCGGGGACGAGTCCGTGGCTGCCCGGGGAACTGCTCGCCGATCTGGGGAGGAGGGCGGCGCAGTTGCTCGACACGGAGGGCGGGCATGAGCCGTCGGCGGCACCTGCCGCGCCATCGACTCCGGCCTCGCATCCGGCTCCGGCCTCGCCTCCGGCTGTGGCGGCGCCATCATCACCCACACCGGTTCCGGCCCAGCCGCCGAAGGCCCCGCCGCTCGCGGACCAGCCCGCGGCTGCGCTGCTGCCCACGGCCACCGCGACGGTCTCGCCGTCCTCCGGCACCCCGGCGGCGCCGCCCCGGCCGAAGCGGCGTCGCGGCCGCACGCTCAGCGTGGCGCTGGGCGGTGCGGCCGTCGTGGCGGCGCTCGGAGTCACACTCGCGATGAATCTGCCGGGTGGCGGGGACACTCCGACCTTCGACGGTGTGTGGGAGACCAAGACCGTCAGCGGTACGGAAGACGCATACCGGCGTATCGAGCTGACCGGCGTGGACGCGGCGCACGGCGCGCATACGGCAACGTTCACGTTCCGTGAGCCGGGCAAGCACTGCTGGGGCACGGCGACGGTCGAGTCCCGCGGCGACGACAAAGTCGTACTCACCGCCACTACGGTCAATTACGACCCGGCCGGCATGATCTCCGATCCCATGTGCGCCGGGTCGGGCACCCAGTACACGTTGGAGAAGATGGACGGCGGCCTGCGCTGGACGGCCTACGGCTACACCGCGGATCTGGAGCGAAGGGCGGCTCAGCCGACTGGCTCGGCCGGCTAG